One window of the Etheostoma spectabile isolate EspeVRDwgs_2016 chromosome 16, UIUC_Espe_1.0, whole genome shotgun sequence genome contains the following:
- the rxfp3 gene encoding relaxin-3 receptor 1, which produces MSGDTHYEGSAGIVSSANFNMSGIFNTTNRSGGDFHLSDFNKTDYVGDGAAIVRIIISVIYSLVCALGLVGNLLVLYLMKSKHVWKTSSINLFVTSLAVTDLQFVLTLPFWAVENAMDFTWLFGKAMCKIVSYVTAMNMYASVFFLTAMSVARYWSLASALKSRRRRRPHCCSARCITVFIWCAAVSAALPHAVFSTTVTVSSEDLCLVKFPETNGTAQFWLGLYHSQKVLLGFVLPLGIISACYLLLLRSITSKNINTSSAKRRAKVTKSVTIVVLSFFLCWLPNQALTAWGILIKLNVVHFSYAYYTTQVYVFPVSVCLAHSNSCLNPILYCLMRREFRKALKKLFRWRTSPTIRPFPAGTTKPRMEEQRHLVHASAPEEPAVIFYPPGSVVYNDGRDLPQNST; this is translated from the coding sequence atgtctggaGACACTCACTACGAAGGTTCAGCAGGGATTGTCTCTTCTGCAAATTTCAACATGAGCGGCATTTTCAACACGACCAACCGCTCCGGGGGAGACTTCCACCTGTCAGACTTCAACAAAACAGATTATGTGGGAGACGGCGCCGCTATTGTGAGGATAATAATCTCTGTCATTTACTCGCTGGTTTGCGCGCTGGGTCTGGTTGGGAATTTACTGGTGCTGTACCTGATGAAGTCAAAACACGTGTGGAAAACGTCCTCCATTAACCTTTTCGTAACTAGTTTGGCGGTGACGGACTTGCAGTTCGTCCTTACTCTGCCGTTCTGGGCGGTGGAAAACGCGATGGACTTTACGTGGCTTTTCGGCAAAGCTATGTGCAAGATTGTGTCCTATGTGACGGCTATGAACATGTACGCCAGCGTGTTTTTCCTGACTGCTATGAGCGTGGCGAGGTACTGGTCGCTCGCCTCTGCGCTCAAGAGCAGGCGGCGGCGGCGGCCACACTGCTGTTCCGCGCGGTGCATCACCGTTTTCATCTGGTGTGCCGCTGTCTCGGCCGCTCTGCCGCACGCAGTTTTCTCCACAACGGTGACCGTTTCCAGTGAGGACTTGTGTCTTGTCAAATTCCCTGAAACTAACGGAACGGCGCAGTTTTGGCTGGGACTGTATCATTCTCAGAAAGTGCTGCTGGGTTTTGTGTTGCCGCTGGGCATCATCTCAGCCTGCTATCTGCTCCTTTTGCGCTCCATCACCTCCAAAAACATCAACACCTCGAGCGCCAAACGACGCGCCAAAGTCACCAAGTCGGTCACCATCGTGGTGTTATCCTTTTTCCTCTGCTGGCTACCCAACCAGGCCCTTACAGCCTGGGGAATTCTCATCAAACTCAACGTGGTTCATTTCAGTTATGCGTACTACACCACGCAGGTGTACGTCTTCCCCGTATCCGTGTGCCTGGCGCACTCCAACAGCTGCCTGAACCCCATCCTGTACTGCCTGATGAGGCGGGAGTTCAGGAAAGCACTAAAAAAACTCTTCCGGTGGAGGACTTCTCCGACAATAAGGCCGTTCCCAGCAGGCACCACAAAGCCGAGGATGGAGGAGCAAAGGCACCTGGTCCACGCCAGCGCGCCCGAGGAGCCCGCTGTGATCTTTTATCCTCCCGGGTCTGTTGTGTACAATGACGGGCGAGATCTGCCGCAAAATAGCACGTAG